From a single Serratia surfactantfaciens genomic region:
- the msbA gene encoding lipid A ABC transporter ATP-binding protein/permease MsbA produces the protein MMNDKDLSTWQTFRRLWPMITPFKTGLIVAAIALIMNAAGDTLMLSLLKPLLDDGFGKTDSSVLVWMPLAVIALMLMRGVTSFVSSYCISWVSGMVVMQMRRRLFGHMMRMPVAFFDQQSTGTLLSRITYDSEQVASSSSSALVTVVREGASIIGLFIMMFYYSWQLSVILIVLAPIVSIAIRLVSKRFRNISKNMQNTMGQVTTSAEQMLKGHKEVLIFGGQQVETERFNSVSNRMRQQGMKLVSASSISDPIIQLIASLALAFVLFAASFPSVMETLTAGTITVVFSSMIALMRPLKSLTNVNAQFQRGMAACQTLFSILDMEQEKDTGTREVKRAKGDIEFRNVTFYYPAKETPALRDINLKIAEGKTVALVGRSGSGKSTIANLLTRFYDIQEGEILMDGHDLREYTLASLRNQVALVSQNVHLFNDTIANNIAYARESEYSREQIEKAAEMAYAMDFINKMENGLDTVIGENGVMLSGGQRQRIAIARALLRDCPILILDEATSALDTESERAIQAALDELQKDRTSLVIAHRLSTIEKADEILVVEDGRIVERGEHAELLEQHGAYSQLHRMQFGQ, from the coding sequence ATGATGAATGATAAAGATCTCTCGACCTGGCAGACGTTCCGTCGACTCTGGCCGATGATCACTCCTTTTAAGACCGGGCTGATTGTGGCCGCCATTGCGTTGATTATGAACGCAGCGGGGGACACGCTGATGCTGTCTCTGCTTAAACCGCTATTGGACGATGGGTTTGGAAAAACCGACAGCAGCGTGCTGGTATGGATGCCGTTGGCGGTCATTGCGCTGATGTTGATGCGTGGCGTGACCAGCTTTGTTTCAAGCTACTGCATTTCCTGGGTTTCCGGCATGGTAGTGATGCAGATGCGTCGCCGCCTATTTGGCCACATGATGAGAATGCCGGTGGCCTTCTTCGATCAGCAGTCCACCGGGACTCTGCTGTCGCGCATCACCTATGATTCCGAGCAGGTGGCTTCCTCCTCCTCCAGCGCGCTGGTGACCGTGGTGCGGGAAGGGGCCTCGATCATTGGCCTGTTCATCATGATGTTCTACTACAGCTGGCAGCTGTCGGTGATCCTGATCGTGCTGGCGCCGATCGTTTCCATCGCCATTCGCCTGGTGTCCAAGCGTTTCCGCAACATCAGCAAGAACATGCAGAACACCATGGGGCAGGTCACCACCAGCGCCGAACAGATGCTGAAAGGCCATAAAGAAGTGCTGATCTTCGGTGGCCAGCAGGTGGAAACCGAGCGCTTTAACTCGGTGAGCAACCGCATGCGCCAACAGGGCATGAAACTGGTGTCCGCGTCTTCGATCTCCGATCCGATCATTCAGTTGATCGCTTCGCTGGCGCTGGCGTTCGTGCTGTTTGCCGCCAGCTTCCCAAGCGTGATGGAAACCCTGACCGCCGGTACCATTACCGTGGTGTTCTCGTCGATGATCGCGCTTATGCGTCCTCTGAAATCGCTGACCAACGTCAATGCCCAGTTCCAGCGTGGGATGGCGGCCTGCCAGACGCTGTTCTCCATTTTGGATATGGAACAGGAAAAAGACACCGGCACCCGTGAAGTGAAGCGTGCGAAAGGCGATATCGAATTCCGCAATGTCACCTTCTACTACCCGGCCAAAGAAACGCCGGCGCTGCGTGACATCAACCTGAAAATCGCTGAAGGCAAGACCGTGGCGCTGGTAGGGCGTTCGGGGTCAGGTAAATCCACCATCGCCAACCTGCTGACGCGTTTCTACGATATCCAGGAAGGCGAAATCCTGATGGATGGCCACGATCTGCGGGAATACACGCTGGCTTCGCTGCGCAATCAGGTGGCGCTGGTCTCGCAAAACGTGCACCTGTTCAACGACACCATCGCCAACAACATCGCCTATGCGCGCGAAAGCGAATACAGCCGCGAGCAGATTGAGAAAGCGGCCGAAATGGCGTACGCGATGGACTTCATCAACAAGATGGAAAACGGCCTGGACACGGTGATCGGTGAAAATGGCGTGATGCTTTCTGGCGGCCAACGTCAGCGTATCGCCATCGCGCGTGCGCTGCTGCGCGACTGCCCGATCCTGATCCTGGATGAGGCCACTTCTGCGCTGGATACGGAATCCGAACGCGCCATTCAGGCTGCGCTGGACGAACTGCAGAAAGACCGCACTTCGCTGGTGATCGCGCACCGTTTGTCGACCATTGAGAAGGCGGACGAGATCCTGGTGGTGGAAGATGGGCGCATCGTCGAACGCGGCGAGCACGCTGAGTTGCTTGAACAGCACGGCGCCTATTCGCAGCTGCACCGCATGCAGTTTGGCCAATAA
- the lpxK gene encoding tetraacyldisaccharide 4'-kinase: MIERIWSGGSLLYLALLPLSWLYGLFSWLIRLSYRCGLRKSWRAPVPVVVVGNLTAGGNGKTPMVIWLVEHLQQRGYRVGVVSRGYGGKSAVYPLVLSRNTSTREAGDEPVLIYQRTGAPVAIAPKRAEAVQALLQQQPLDVIITDDGLQHYALQRDFELVVIDGVRRFGNGWWLPAGPMRERAARLASVDARVANGGVAQAGEIAMRLQARDAVNLLSGERRPAAELPRVVAMAGIGHPPRFFATLEKLNVDVVQEVAFADHQEYQQAQLAALVCADQTLLMTEKDAVKCRAFAQPNWWYLPVDAVLPSAQAEQLLQDIESLLTK; the protein is encoded by the coding sequence ATGATCGAGCGCATTTGGTCCGGCGGATCGCTGCTTTATCTGGCGCTGCTGCCGCTCTCCTGGCTGTATGGCCTGTTCAGTTGGCTGATTCGCCTAAGCTATCGCTGCGGCCTGCGCAAAAGCTGGCGCGCGCCGGTGCCGGTGGTGGTGGTGGGCAACCTCACCGCCGGCGGCAACGGCAAAACCCCGATGGTGATCTGGCTGGTGGAACACCTGCAGCAGCGGGGCTACCGCGTTGGCGTGGTGTCGCGCGGCTACGGCGGCAAGTCGGCAGTCTATCCCCTGGTGCTCAGTCGGAATACTTCAACCCGTGAGGCGGGGGATGAGCCGGTGCTGATTTATCAGCGCACCGGGGCGCCTGTGGCGATCGCGCCCAAGCGGGCTGAGGCGGTGCAGGCATTGCTGCAGCAACAACCGTTGGATGTGATCATCACCGATGACGGCTTGCAGCACTATGCTTTGCAGCGCGATTTCGAGCTGGTGGTTATCGACGGCGTGCGCCGTTTCGGCAACGGTTGGTGGTTGCCGGCCGGGCCAATGCGCGAGCGCGCCGCACGGCTTGCCAGCGTCGACGCGCGCGTCGCCAACGGCGGCGTGGCGCAGGCTGGGGAGATCGCCATGCGCTTGCAGGCGCGTGACGCGGTTAATCTGCTGAGCGGTGAACGCCGCCCGGCGGCCGAGTTGCCGCGCGTGGTGGCGATGGCAGGCATCGGCCATCCGCCGCGTTTCTTCGCGACGCTAGAAAAGTTGAACGTCGACGTTGTGCAGGAAGTGGCGTTCGCCGATCATCAGGAATATCAGCAGGCGCAGTTGGCGGCACTGGTCTGTGCAGACCAAACGCTGCTGATGACGGAGAAAGACGCGGTGAAGTGTCGCGCCTTTGCTCAGCCCAATTGGTGGTATTTACCGGTTGATGCGGTGCTGCCGTCCGCTCAGGCTGAGCAACTGCTGCAGGATATCGAATCCCTGCTGACTAAATAA